Proteins encoded together in one Micromonospora kangleipakensis window:
- the priA gene encoding bifunctional 1-(5-phosphoribosyl)-5-((5-phosphoribosylamino)methylideneamino)imidazole-4-carboxamide isomerase/phosphoribosylanthranilate isomerase PriA, translating into MSLILLPAVDVADGQAVRLVQGAAGSETTYGDPLEAALAWQSDGAEWIHLVDLDAAFGRGTNAHLLAEVVRQLDVKVELSGGIRDDESLHAALGTGAARVNIGTAALEDPEWCDRVCGEYGDRVAIGLDVRGRTLSARGWTRDGGDLYEVLERLDKAGASRYVVTDITKDGTMRGPNLDLLRGVCSRTDAPVIASGGVSTLDDLRALAGLEPVGVEGVITGKAIYSGAFTVGEALETLRAAG; encoded by the coding sequence TTGAGCCTCATCCTGTTGCCCGCCGTGGACGTCGCCGACGGCCAGGCCGTCCGGCTCGTGCAGGGCGCCGCCGGCAGCGAGACCACCTACGGGGACCCGCTGGAGGCCGCGCTGGCCTGGCAGTCCGACGGCGCGGAGTGGATCCACCTGGTCGACCTGGACGCCGCGTTCGGCCGGGGCACCAACGCGCACCTGCTCGCCGAGGTGGTCCGGCAGCTCGACGTGAAGGTCGAGCTCTCCGGCGGGATCCGGGACGACGAGTCGCTGCACGCGGCGCTGGGCACCGGCGCGGCCCGGGTCAACATCGGCACCGCAGCGCTGGAGGACCCGGAGTGGTGCGACCGGGTCTGCGGCGAGTACGGCGACCGGGTGGCGATCGGGCTGGACGTGCGGGGTCGTACCCTCTCGGCGCGGGGCTGGACCCGCGACGGCGGTGACCTGTACGAGGTGCTGGAGCGGCTCGACAAGGCCGGCGCCTCCCGGTACGTGGTTACCGACATCACCAAGGACGGCACGATGCGCGGGCCGAACCTGGACCTGCTCCGCGGGGTCTGCTCCCGCACCGACGCCCCGGTGATCGCATCCGGCGGCGTCTCCACCCTCGACGACCTGCGTGCCCTGGCCGGCCTGGAGCCCGTCGGGGTGGAGGGCGTGATCACCGGCAAGGCGATCTACTCCGGCGCGTTCACGGTCGGCGAGGCGCTGGAGACGTTGCGGGCGGCCGGGTGA
- the hisH gene encoding imidazole glycerol phosphate synthase subunit HisH has product MSKRIVVLDYGSGNLRSAERALERAGADVTVTDDLAAAAEAEGLVVPGVGAFAACMAGIEALGAGPVIAERVGAGRPVLGICVGMQVLFEHGDEHGVVTKGLGLLPGGVTKLPAERLPHMGWNTVRAPEGSVLFAGLPADSRFYFVHSYGVNDVAGLAAAGAKVTTAHHGTDFVAAVERGPLSAAQFHPEKSADTGAALLRNWLATL; this is encoded by the coding sequence ATGAGCAAGCGGATCGTGGTGCTCGACTACGGCTCGGGCAACCTGCGCTCGGCCGAGCGCGCCCTGGAGCGGGCCGGCGCGGACGTCACGGTGACCGACGACCTGGCCGCCGCCGCCGAGGCGGAGGGCCTGGTGGTGCCGGGGGTGGGCGCGTTCGCCGCGTGCATGGCGGGGATCGAGGCGCTCGGCGCCGGTCCGGTGATCGCCGAGCGGGTGGGAGCCGGCCGGCCGGTGCTCGGCATCTGCGTGGGGATGCAGGTGCTCTTCGAGCACGGTGACGAGCACGGCGTGGTGACCAAGGGGCTCGGGCTGCTGCCCGGCGGGGTGACGAAGCTGCCCGCCGAGCGGCTGCCGCACATGGGCTGGAACACGGTGCGCGCGCCGGAGGGCTCGGTGCTGTTCGCCGGTCTGCCCGCGGACAGCCGGTTCTACTTCGTCCACTCGTACGGGGTGAACGACGTGGCCGGGCTGGCCGCCGCGGGCGCGAAGGTCACCACCGCGCACCACGGCACCGACTTCGTGGCGGCCGTGGAGCGGGGCCCGTTGTCGGCCGCCCAGTTCCACCCGGAGAAGTCGGCCGACACCGGCGCCGCGCTGCTGCGCAACTGGCTCGCCACCCTGTGA
- the hisB gene encoding imidazoleglycerol-phosphate dehydratase HisB, which produces MSRTARIERITKETKVLVEIDLDGTGQAEISTGVGFYDHMLNQIARHGGFDLTVRTVGDLEIDAHHTMEDTALALGAAFDQALGDKAGIRRYGSATVPMDEVLVRAAVDLSGRPYVLHDEPALAPYIGPVYPTSMTRHIWESFGQAARITLHVDVLRAARPGGHPDAHHVVEAQFKAVSRALREATAIDPRNAGAIPSTKGAL; this is translated from the coding sequence ATGAGTCGCACCGCCCGGATCGAGCGGATCACCAAGGAGACCAAGGTCCTCGTCGAGATCGACCTCGACGGCACCGGCCAGGCCGAGATCAGCACCGGCGTCGGCTTCTACGACCACATGCTGAACCAGATCGCCCGGCACGGAGGCTTCGACCTGACCGTGCGCACCGTCGGCGACCTGGAGATCGACGCCCACCACACCATGGAGGACACCGCGCTAGCCCTGGGCGCCGCGTTCGACCAGGCGCTGGGCGACAAGGCCGGCATCCGGCGGTACGGCTCGGCCACCGTCCCGATGGACGAGGTCCTGGTCCGGGCCGCCGTCGACCTCTCCGGCCGGCCGTACGTGCTGCACGACGAGCCGGCGCTCGCGCCGTACATCGGGCCGGTCTACCCGACCAGCATGACCCGGCACATCTGGGAGTCGTTCGGCCAGGCGGCCCGGATCACCCTGCACGTGGACGTGCTGCGGGCGGCCCGGCCCGGCGGCCACCCGGACGCCCACCACGTGGTCGAGGCCCAGTTCAAGGCGGTCTCCCGGGCGCTGCGCGAGGCCACCGCGATCGACCCGCGCAACGCCGGGGCGATCCCCAGCACCAAGGGCGCGCTCTGA
- a CDS encoding histidinol-phosphate transaminase yields MTTLDDLPLRDDLRGLKPYGAPQLDVPVRLNTNENSYPVPEPVVDAIGKALAAELRDLNRYPDRDAVALRADLACYLGHGLTVDQVWAANGSNEIQQQLLQAFGGPGRTALGFTPAYSMHPLLALGTGTGWIPAARGADFGLTAADAVAQVREHRPDVVFLCSPNNPTGTALDPAVVAAVLDEAPGMVVVDEAYAEFARPGTVSALAVLSGHPRLVVARTMSKAFGFAGGRLGYLAADPAVVQAVQLVRLPYHLSALTQAAARAALANRDALLGTVAAIMAQRDRIVGELRARGHRVADSDANFVLFEVGGDQAAAWCTLLDAGVLVRDVGLPGWLRVTAGTPAETDAFLSAMEKVRGREE; encoded by the coding sequence GTGACGACGCTGGACGACCTGCCGCTCCGCGACGACCTGCGCGGGCTGAAGCCGTACGGGGCGCCGCAGCTCGACGTGCCGGTGCGGCTGAACACCAACGAGAACTCCTACCCGGTGCCCGAGCCGGTGGTGGACGCGATCGGCAAGGCCCTCGCGGCCGAGCTGCGCGACCTCAACCGCTACCCGGACCGGGACGCCGTGGCGCTCCGCGCCGACCTGGCCTGCTACCTGGGCCACGGGCTCACCGTCGACCAGGTCTGGGCGGCCAACGGGTCCAACGAGATCCAGCAGCAGCTGCTCCAGGCGTTCGGCGGCCCCGGGCGGACCGCGCTCGGCTTCACCCCGGCGTACTCGATGCACCCGCTGCTGGCGCTCGGCACCGGCACCGGCTGGATCCCGGCCGCGCGCGGCGCCGACTTCGGGTTGACCGCCGCCGACGCGGTGGCCCAGGTCCGCGAGCACCGCCCGGATGTGGTCTTCCTCTGCTCGCCGAACAACCCGACCGGCACCGCCCTCGACCCGGCGGTGGTCGCGGCGGTGCTCGACGAGGCGCCCGGCATGGTGGTGGTGGACGAGGCGTACGCCGAGTTCGCCCGCCCCGGCACGGTCAGCGCCCTGGCGGTGCTGTCCGGCCACCCCCGGCTGGTGGTGGCCCGGACGATGAGCAAGGCGTTCGGCTTCGCCGGCGGGCGGCTGGGCTACCTGGCCGCCGACCCGGCCGTGGTGCAGGCGGTGCAGCTCGTCCGGCTGCCGTACCACCTCTCCGCGCTCACCCAGGCCGCGGCCCGGGCGGCGCTGGCGAACCGGGACGCCCTGCTCGGCACGGTCGCCGCGATCATGGCGCAGCGCGACCGGATCGTCGGCGAGCTGCGCGCCCGGGGCCACCGGGTCGCCGACAGCGACGCCAACTTCGTGCTCTTCGAGGTGGGCGGCGACCAGGCCGCCGCCTGGTGCACCCTGCTCGACGCCGGCGTGCTGGTCCGCGACGTCGGCCTGCCCGGCTGGCTGCGGGTCACCGCCGGCACCCCCGCCGAGACCGACGCCTTCCTTTCCGCGATGGAGAAGGTCCGTGGGCGCGAGGAGTGA
- the hisD gene encoding histidinol dehydrogenase: MLNRIDLRGGVRDPRRLLPRAQLDVSVAVERIRPLVEAVGEHGYPAIREASERFDGISPERLRVHAEAIKEAEGTLDPRVRAALLESITRARKVHADQRRTDHTTQVVPGGTVTERWVPVDRVGLYVPGGLAMYPSTVVMNVVPAQAAGVRSLVVVSPPQRDNGGLPDQRVLAACALLGVDEVYAVGGAQAVAMLAYGATVDPDGAERCEPVDMITGPGNIWVTAAKRLLRGVVGIDAEAGPTEIAILADDTADPAHVATDLISQAEHDPLAASVLVTPSVALADAVERELARQVPATKHVERVTTALTGEQSGVVLVDDLADGLRVVDAYAAEHLEIQTENAREWALRVRNAGAIFVGAWSPVSLGDYCAGSNHVLPTGGCARHSSGLSVQSFLRGVHLVEYTRDALRDVAPHVVTLATVEDLPAHGQAVSARFAEEGS, from the coding sequence GTGTTGAATCGGATCGACCTGCGCGGCGGGGTCCGTGACCCACGCCGCCTGCTGCCCCGTGCCCAGCTCGACGTGTCGGTGGCCGTCGAGCGGATCCGCCCGCTGGTGGAGGCGGTCGGGGAGCATGGTTACCCGGCGATCCGGGAGGCGAGCGAGCGGTTCGACGGCATCTCGCCGGAGCGCCTGCGGGTGCACGCCGAGGCGATCAAGGAGGCCGAGGGGACCCTCGACCCGCGGGTCCGCGCCGCGCTGCTGGAGTCGATCACCCGGGCCCGCAAGGTCCACGCCGACCAGCGGCGCACCGACCACACCACCCAGGTGGTGCCCGGCGGCACGGTGACCGAGCGCTGGGTGCCGGTCGACCGGGTCGGCCTGTACGTCCCCGGCGGCCTGGCGATGTACCCGTCGACCGTGGTGATGAACGTGGTCCCCGCCCAGGCGGCCGGGGTCCGCTCCCTGGTGGTGGTCAGCCCGCCGCAGCGGGACAACGGCGGCCTGCCCGACCAGCGGGTCCTCGCGGCCTGCGCGCTGCTCGGCGTCGACGAGGTCTACGCCGTCGGGGGCGCCCAGGCGGTGGCGATGCTCGCCTACGGCGCGACCGTGGACCCGGACGGCGCGGAGCGCTGCGAGCCGGTCGACATGATCACCGGCCCGGGCAACATCTGGGTGACCGCCGCGAAGCGGCTGCTGCGGGGCGTGGTCGGCATCGACGCCGAGGCCGGCCCGACCGAGATCGCCATCCTCGCCGACGACACCGCCGACCCGGCGCACGTCGCCACCGACCTGATCAGCCAGGCCGAGCACGACCCCCTGGCCGCCAGCGTGCTGGTCACCCCGTCGGTCGCCCTCGCCGACGCGGTCGAGCGGGAGCTGGCCCGGCAGGTGCCGGCCACCAAGCACGTCGAGCGGGTCACCACGGCGCTCACCGGCGAGCAGAGCGGCGTCGTCCTGGTCGACGACCTGGCGGACGGGCTGCGGGTGGTCGACGCGTACGCGGCCGAGCACCTGGAGATCCAGACCGAGAACGCCCGGGAGTGGGCGCTGCGGGTGCGCAACGCCGGGGCGATCTTCGTCGGCGCCTGGTCGCCGGTGTCGCTCGGCGACTACTGCGCCGGCTCCAACCACGTGCTGCCCACCGGCGGCTGCGCCCGGCACTCCTCCGGCCTTTCGGTGCAGTCCTTCCTGCGCGGCGTCCACCTGGTGGAGTACACCCGGGACGCGCTGCGCGACGTCGCCCCGCACGTGGTCACCCTGGCGACCGTGGAGGACCTGCCGGCGCACGGCCAGGCGGTCAGCGCCCGCTTCGCCGAGGAGGGCTCGTGA
- a CDS encoding LON peptidase substrate-binding domain-containing protein, whose amino-acid sequence MTARLPVFPLGTVLFPGLVLPLHIFEERYRELVRHLVGLPEGAPREFGVVAIRAGWEVAPAGPPGRPTPGGGDVTLHEVGCTAELRQVTELADGGFDIVTVGRRRFRIADVDDRSAPYLTAEVEWLPEPTGTDEVADLLAARVISVFRQYLGLIRPDPEEISEQLPEDPTVLSHLVAATAALTVADRQRLLAIDDTAGRLRAELRLLNREAALLRQVRAVPVPLSELAGPPAPN is encoded by the coding sequence GTGACTGCGCGGCTGCCGGTGTTTCCGCTCGGAACGGTGCTCTTCCCGGGGCTGGTGCTGCCGCTGCACATATTCGAGGAGCGCTACCGGGAGCTGGTGCGCCACCTGGTCGGGCTGCCCGAGGGGGCGCCGCGCGAGTTCGGCGTGGTGGCGATCCGGGCCGGCTGGGAGGTCGCCCCGGCCGGGCCGCCCGGGCGGCCGACGCCCGGCGGCGGGGACGTGACGCTGCACGAGGTGGGCTGCACCGCCGAGCTGCGGCAGGTCACCGAGCTGGCCGACGGCGGTTTCGACATCGTCACCGTCGGCCGGCGGCGGTTCCGGATCGCCGACGTCGACGACCGCTCGGCGCCGTACCTCACCGCCGAGGTGGAGTGGCTGCCCGAGCCGACCGGCACGGACGAGGTCGCCGACCTGCTCGCCGCCCGGGTGATCTCGGTCTTCCGGCAGTACCTGGGGCTGATCCGGCCGGACCCGGAGGAGATCTCCGAGCAGCTGCCGGAGGACCCGACCGTGCTGTCGCACCTGGTCGCGGCCACCGCCGCGCTGACCGTCGCCGACCGCCAGCGGCTGCTCGCCATCGACGACACCGCCGGCCGGCTCCGCGCCGAGCTGCGGCTGCTCAACCGCGAGGCGGCTCTGCTGCGTCAGGTCCGGGCGGTTCCGGTGCCGCTGAGCGAGCTGGCCGGTCCGCCGGCGCCGAACTGA
- a CDS encoding DUF2567 domain-containing protein yields the protein MSSDTPDPERAAHRPGEPGRAGAGPEPGQPAGYPPAGLPVPAGTPAGAPGADPFAWAGPGAEHRPATVAGPGGPAVTARPARGVRRAVGLTLGVALLLTVLGAPLGLLWAAVAPDIPVMKTAEGAIYATPQPEQPVAADGWFSLLGLGFGVLAAIALWFLLRRRRGPVGLLAGTLGGLGAAVVAWQVGRRIGLSTYQHLLETAPDGQAFTKPADLRAGGVDWFVVPHGNLLLPAFGAAVTYTLLAGWSRWPSLRPEPEPYGAWPPPAAGAGGWGVGPAEGLSSAPADRPARSAAPEPPGPDAAEPPRG from the coding sequence GTGAGTTCGGACACCCCTGATCCCGAGCGGGCCGCGCACCGGCCCGGCGAGCCCGGTCGCGCCGGTGCCGGTCCCGAGCCCGGGCAACCGGCCGGATACCCACCCGCCGGCCTGCCGGTGCCGGCCGGCACCCCGGCCGGCGCGCCCGGCGCCGACCCGTTCGCCTGGGCCGGCCCGGGAGCCGAGCACCGCCCGGCGACGGTCGCCGGGCCCGGCGGGCCCGCCGTGACCGCCCGACCCGCCCGCGGGGTCCGCCGGGCGGTCGGGCTGACGCTGGGGGTGGCGCTCCTGCTGACCGTCCTGGGCGCCCCGCTGGGGCTGCTCTGGGCGGCCGTCGCGCCGGACATCCCGGTGATGAAGACCGCCGAGGGGGCGATCTACGCCACGCCCCAGCCGGAGCAGCCGGTCGCCGCCGACGGCTGGTTCAGCCTGCTCGGACTCGGCTTCGGCGTACTCGCCGCGATCGCCCTGTGGTTCCTGCTGCGCCGCCGTCGGGGCCCGGTCGGGCTGCTCGCCGGCACGCTGGGCGGCCTCGGCGCGGCGGTGGTGGCCTGGCAGGTCGGCCGCCGGATCGGGCTGTCGACCTACCAGCACCTGCTGGAGACCGCCCCGGACGGCCAGGCCTTCACCAAGCCGGCCGACCTGCGGGCCGGCGGAGTGGACTGGTTCGTCGTCCCCCACGGCAACCTGCTGCTGCCCGCGTTCGGCGCGGCCGTGACGTACACCCTGCTGGCCGGCTGGTCGCGCTGGCCGTCGCTGCGCCCGGAGCCGGAGCCCTACGGGGCCTGGCCGCCACCGGCGGCGGGGGCCGGCGGCTGGGGCGTCGGCCCGGCGGAGGGGCTCAGTTCGGCGCCGGCGGACCGGCCAGCTCGCTCAGCGGCACCGGAACCGCCCGGACCTGACGCAGCAGAGCCGCCTCGCGGTTGA
- a CDS encoding AAA family ATPase produces MDGSETGWGRQAEPAPRWRALLDRARLGRGAEQAEADRRAEEPAAPTPEAMPRRGEGNGWSGRAPAIGHPAELSYGAEPAYRVEATYRVEPAYRVDPGYQAEPRYRAEPAYGAEPAYPAEPGYAAEPAYRAEPPYRAEPEPSHPDREPHRGSASVESRYSVLDNGYRHEPPPVESRYALLDNGGYRPETYQQPEPAYQPPEPVAPAPAGYQQPAIADSYPARIEPARVEWRAPAPESDLDRAAGVLRRELGTPRVLAFANPKGGVHKTTATVLAAATVGSVRGRGVLAWDDNELRGTLGLRAGSARHARTIRHLVHDLAQIEILEGETLLAHLDDYLRHASDGSYDVLAGEESPRFAQRLDQFTVKRVLELLRRTHDVVCVDTGNNVESSNWRTVMQAADQLVVTTVPREDAAFSADWMLDLLHEVGMGELADNAVTLISCPTPGRSSLQDDLERHFATRTRAVAVVPYDPALETGSSIEYHQLQPETRQAWLRAAAVMLEPFAR; encoded by the coding sequence TTGGACGGCAGCGAAACCGGCTGGGGTCGGCAGGCTGAGCCGGCACCGCGGTGGCGGGCGCTGCTCGACCGGGCCCGGCTCGGCCGCGGCGCGGAGCAGGCCGAGGCCGACCGCCGCGCCGAGGAGCCGGCCGCGCCGACTCCCGAGGCGATGCCCCGGCGCGGCGAGGGCAACGGCTGGTCCGGGCGGGCGCCGGCGATCGGGCACCCCGCCGAACTGTCGTACGGCGCCGAGCCGGCCTACCGGGTCGAGGCGACCTACCGGGTCGAGCCGGCCTACCGGGTGGACCCCGGGTACCAGGCCGAGCCGCGCTACCGGGCGGAGCCGGCCTACGGCGCGGAGCCGGCCTATCCGGCCGAGCCCGGCTATGCCGCGGAGCCGGCCTACCGGGCCGAGCCGCCGTACCGGGCGGAGCCCGAACCGAGCCACCCCGACCGGGAGCCGCACCGGGGGTCCGCCTCCGTCGAGTCCCGGTACTCGGTCCTGGACAACGGCTACCGGCACGAGCCCCCGCCGGTCGAGTCCCGGTACGCGCTGCTGGACAACGGCGGCTACCGGCCGGAGACGTACCAGCAGCCCGAGCCCGCCTACCAGCCGCCGGAGCCGGTGGCCCCGGCGCCGGCCGGTTACCAGCAGCCGGCGATCGCCGACTCCTACCCGGCCCGGATCGAGCCGGCCCGGGTCGAGTGGCGGGCCCCCGCCCCGGAGAGCGACCTGGACCGGGCCGCCGGGGTGCTCCGCCGTGAGCTGGGCACCCCCCGGGTGCTCGCCTTCGCCAACCCGAAGGGCGGGGTGCACAAGACCACCGCCACCGTGCTCGCCGCCGCCACGGTGGGCAGCGTCCGCGGTCGCGGGGTGCTCGCCTGGGACGACAACGAGCTGCGCGGCACCCTCGGCCTGCGCGCCGGCAGCGCCCGGCACGCCCGGACCATCCGGCACCTGGTCCACGACCTCGCCCAGATCGAGATCCTGGAGGGCGAGACCCTGCTGGCGCACCTCGACGACTACCTGCGGCACGCCTCCGACGGCTCGTACGACGTGCTGGCCGGGGAGGAGAGCCCCCGGTTCGCCCAGCGGCTGGACCAGTTCACCGTCAAGCGGGTGCTGGAGCTGCTGCGGCGCACCCACGACGTGGTCTGCGTGGACACCGGCAACAACGTGGAGAGCTCGAACTGGCGGACCGTGATGCAGGCCGCCGACCAGCTCGTGGTGACCACCGTGCCGCGCGAGGACGCTGCGTTCAGCGCGGACTGGATGCTCGACCTGCTGCACGAGGTGGGGATGGGGGAGTTGGCCGACAACGCGGTCACCCTGATCTCCTGCCCGACGCCGGGCCGCTCGTCGCTCCAGGACGACCTGGAGCGGCACTTCGCCACCCGGACCCGGGCGGTCGCCGTGGTGCCGTACGACCCGGCGCTGGAGACCGGCTCCTCGATCGAGTACCACCAGCTTCAGCCGGAGACCCGGCAGGCCTGGCTCAGGGCCGCCGCGGTGATGCTGGAGCCGTTCGCCCGCTGA